In the Pristiophorus japonicus isolate sPriJap1 chromosome 5, sPriJap1.hap1, whole genome shotgun sequence genome, one interval contains:
- the jcada gene encoding junctional cadherin 5-associated protein, with translation MFSVEDLLISHGYQPAKKSSKDKPPSANENTYTSCRCEVRENQSGHGAVNGYETGTRAYSPSRQAQVEGYFSDSEGGERTARRQVGVSYCTDLPTFAVKEAGLNSGPPLLCSSRPKSGKDVTYWRRRGQDFSVLLDYTNRGDSDYKGTNVTKTQNIPKAEQRGKSSPDAQLKNTQPKTEVSGIIEQKGWKTEGQRETGREMCEDKWRTPVDRKCQSLGTEEWKSSLGRQLSDDDGNKLRQGALPHMVGDEVLKREGMQYKKKGKSQSLPRVIPESNGKEFHTDLHYVDMSGFDRNRLENQCLKDHLVMQDSSSYCNPSTSSKWTENFRQSAQCAQLPKAKFSRPLKPPSYELYQQIRRSSEMIPSLHVHGENDGQVTYFAKDSEAGADHNCYSQALASSSLEPPVYVPPPSYKAPPQQKVGQKCFDKVPTCNNTCQPHQSTETLIDQAHWCSENQENNHAHQKHMADDNGSKQHLRQAKNVNDDMGKDVPHSRESYSSSHNGYTDDQKAFVKYIPFNDPRIRHITIVQTEKQYGDADNKYEQWNAKDHVTDGNKTFGPSDRRSAFAVPSESYYSTQAGLRPIADPPTSNRWLVASKPESDNGTKSDHCCKPYVDNQRDSSLKYNTRVLATTNHPASFQHSTASSKAELHTNPGTAETITQLKKWEADSRCFEVQEKKRPKRRMTETIFCLVSVPVKTFEGGSNQDALNNNMRNGNVERVMNDSTGNLTEQSFLSMSSSDLELQALTGNMMSENGLKRPEPWNDLSHTHAVGYHFNQHRELRASGSWPGDQYRDQETQTSFIKGPRTARSFTGAIKKIATGNQIQSQNHSEPELMKGAKRSADATGINDQKRNLNNYSINGQTSLYPSTNSAFSRTSSAQYQASHINLHQSQLDGASKRPHEKGRDVNVEERVEESRVCPQTLSNKEAVGFGQFLLKPVNRRPWDAISELESFNKEIQEQEDRNLQALHKENEDGELTAIQSINSDKDISNIQMMSCQKPELCVPENPSAKITKPKEQVDRGSNKSCPDYTNITPEVQNLFKASVDNNKLSSQLSNLLHKPIHKGTTNTESSRMRNVFTKKNAQFTKLNNEKNVEDTHSKRQCININGVRKSMHQLSETKAESTNDGDSPIRVVALGKKTVPIPETDCDGSIRNMLSQRDNDQGCSETDLSSVSCHESTKPNIDNMNDLYEQKTAEGISKNESFEERAARILGIDVAAEALISPGKKIMLQDTGESETKSSAEVELGYTYDHFIANRKYASEELLGHVNEKPFDINIQSEWQHSPLYGTGTWIPNGNNVLQNKLPKHATESYKELQLGKRAIINEFFHGPFKEFYNWADKNCCFSTERKNASVPGTDRKGRNTCEMIEALQGKLAATPSRTALERLARMKEVDSVSRIRRLSIKSADSGDELDEEKCSTERGEKEAAYTSARREDTCTTRKRIISLDQDLESYVSSITADVENKEIGDAYDPSKVETV, from the coding sequence GTTAAACAGTGGTCCTCCATTACTTTGTTCATCTAGGCCCAAGTCTGGTAAGGATGTCACCTATTGGAGACGAAGAGGACAAGACTTCAGTGTTTTACTGGATTACACAAACCGAGGAGACTCAGACTACAAAGGAACTAATGTGACAAAAACTCAAAACATTCCAAAAGCTGAACAACGAGGAAAAAGTTCACCAGATGCACAGCTGAAGAACACGCAGCCTAAAACAGAAGTAAGTGGAATAATTGAGCAAAAGGGTTGgaagacagaaggtcagagagagacggggagagagatgtGTGAAGACAAGTGGAGAACTCCGGTGGATCGTAAGTGCCAAAGCTTGGGTACAGAGGAGTGGAAATCTTCCTTGGGAAGACAGCTGTCTGATGATGATGGAAACAAGTTAAGACAGGGTGCATTGCCCCACATGGTTGGTGATGAAGTATTAAAAAGAGAAGGAATGCAATATAAAAAAAAGGGGAAGTCTCAATCGTTGCCCAGAGTTATACCAGAAAGTAATGGTAAGGAATTTCACACAGATCTACATTATGTAGATATGTCTGGGTTTGACAGAAATCGATTGGAAAATCAATGTTTGAAAGATCATCTTGTGATGCAAGATAGCAGCTCTTATTGTAATCCGAGTACAAGTTCAAAATGGACAGAAAACTTCAGGCAGAGTGCTCAGTGTGCACAGTTGCCAAAAGCTAAGTTCAGTAGACCACTGAAACCTCCCTCCTATGAACTGTATCAGCAAATTAGGAGAAGTTCAGAAATGATACCTAGTCTCCATGTACATGGAGAAAATGATGGGCAAGTGACTTATTTTGCCAAGGACAGTGAAGCAGGTGCTGACCATAATTGCTACTCCCAAGCTCTTGCTAGTAGCAGCTTGGAGCCTCCTGTCTATGTGCCTCCCCCATCTTACAAAGCACCACCTCAACAGAAAGTTGGTCAGAAATGTTTTGATAAAGTGCCTACTTGCAACAACACTTGTCAACCCCACCAGTCTACAGAGACTCTTATCGATCAGGCTCACTGGTGTTCAGAAAATCAGGAGAACAATCACGCTCATCAGAAACACATGGCTGATGATAATGGCTCAAAGCAACATTTGCGGCAAGCTAAGAATGTAAATGATGATATGGGTAAAGATGTCCCTCACTCTAGGGAAAGCTATAGTTCATCACATAATGGATACACAGATGACCAAAAGGCATTTGTCAAGTACATACCGTTTAATGATCCTCGAATTAGACATATTACTATAGTGCAGACTGAAAAGCAATACGGTGACGCAGATAATAAATATGAACAATGGAATGCAAAGGACCATGTTACAGATGGAAACAAGACATTTGGGCCCTCAGACCGTCGCAGTGCCTTTGCTGTTCCATCAGAGTCATATTACTCCACTCAGGCAGGCCTGAGGCCTATCGCTGATCCGCCAACTAGCAACAGATGGTTGGTAGCATCCAAGCCAGAGAGTGATAATGGTACTAAGTCTGATCATTGTTGTAAACCATACGTCGATAACCAGCGTGACTCCTCATTAAAGTATAATACAAGGGTTCTTGCAACCACCAACCATCCAGCAAGCTTTCAACATTCAACTGCCAGTTCTAAAGCAGAACTGCATACAAATCCAGGCACTGCTGAAACTATAACCCAACTAAAAAAGTGGGAAGCAGATTCCCGGTGTTTCGAGGTTCAAGAAAAGAAACGCCCAAAAAGAAGGATGACGGAAACAATATTTTGTCTCGTTTCTGTGCCAGTGAAAACATTTGAAGGTGGGTCAAATCAAGATGCACTTAATAATAACATGAGAAATGGCAACGTTGAAAGAGTTATGAACGATAGCACTGGAAACTTAACAGAGCAAAGTTTTTTAAGCATGTCTTCCTCTGACTTGGAGTTACAAGCATTGACAGGAAATATGATGTCAGAAAATGGCTTGAAGAGACCAGAGCCTTGGAATGATCTTAGCCACACACATGCAGTTGGCTATCATTTCAACCAACACAGAGAATTAAGAGCCTCTGGCTCTTGGCCAGGTGACCAGTACAGAGATCAAGAAACGCAAACGAGTTTCATTAAAGGTCCACGCACTGCTCGGTCATTCACTGGTGCTATAAAAAAGATTGCAACAGGCAACCAGATACAAAGTCAGAACCATTCAGAGCCTGAATTAATGAAAGGGGCTAAAAGAAGTGCAGATGCTACAGGCATCAATGACCAGAAACGTAATCTAAATAACTATTCAATAAATGGTCAAACAAGCTTGTATCCATCGACCAACAGTGCTTTCTCAAGGACATCTTCAGCACAGTATCAGGCCAGTCACATTAACTTGCACCAAAGTCAGCTCGATGGGGCTTCGAAAAGGCCACATGAGAAAGGCAGAGATGTAAATGTGGAAGAGAGGGTGGAAGAGAGCAGAGTGTGTCCGCAGACTTTATCCAACAAGGAGGCTGTAGGTTTTGGTCAGTTCTTGCTGAAGCCTGTAAACCGTCGTCCTTGGGATGCAATCAGTGAATTGGAAAGTTTCAACAAAGAGATTCAGGAACAAGAGGACCGTAACCTCCAGGCATTGCACAAGGAGAATGAAGATGGTGAGCTCACTGCAATCCAGTCGATAAATTCAGACAAAGATATTTCAAACATTCAAATGATGTCTTGTCAGAAACCTGAACTATGTGTGCCTGAAAATCCAAGCGCCAAAATAACCAAGCCCAAAGAACAGGTGGACAGAGGCAGTAATAAAAGTTGCCCAGACTACACCAATATTACCCCTGAGGTTCAGAACCTTTTTAAAGCATCTGTTGACAATAACAAACTCAGCAGCCAGTTAAGCAATCTACTCCATAAACCTATCCATAAAGGAACGACAAATACAGAAAGCAGCAGAATGCGAAATGTATTCACAAAAAAAAATGCACAATTCACTAAATTAAACAATGAAAAGAATGTGGAAGACACCCATAGCAAAAGGCAATGCATAAACATCAATGGAGTTCGAAAGTCTATGCATCAGTTAAGTGAGACAAAGGCAGAAAGCACAAATGATGGAGACTCACCAATCAGAGTTGTGGCACTAGGTAAAAAAACAGTGCCAATTCCAGAAACTGATTGTGATGGTAGTATTAGAAACATGTTATCTCAACGTGACAATGATCAGGGCTGCTCTGAAACTGACCTGAGCTCTGTAAGCTGTCATGAAAGCACAAAACCAAACATTGACAACATGAATGACCTCTATGAACAGAAAACTGCAGAAGGAATTTCCAAAAACGAATCGTTCGAAGAAAGAGCTGCCAGGATTTTAGGAATAGATGTAGCAGCAGAAGCTTTGATTTCTCCAGGGAAGAAAATTATGCTTCAGGATACAGGAGAAAGTGAGACAAAATCTTCTGCTGAAGTGGAGCTGGGCTATACTTATGATCATTTTATAGCAAACAGGAAATACGCTTCAGAAGAGCTACTGGGACATGTAAATGAAAAACCTTTTGACATCAACATACAATCAGAATGGCAACACAGCCCTCTATATGGAACAGGCACTTGGATCCCAAATGGAAATAATGTGCTACAGAATAAACTACCAAAACATGCGACTGAAAGTTACAAAGAGTTGCAGTTGGGGAAAAGGGCCATCATAAACGAATTCTTTCATGGGCCTTTCAAAGAGTTTTATAATTGGGCTGACAAAAATTGCTGTtttagcacagaaagaaaaaatgccTCTGTCCCGGGTACAGACAGAAAAGGTCGAAACACTTGCGAGATGATTGAAGCCTTGCAAGGTAAACTTGCAGCGACCCCGAGCCGAACAGCTCTGGAGCGCTTGGCTAGAATGAAAGAAGTAGATTCGGTTTCCCGTATCAGGCGTCTCAGCATAAAAAGTGCAGATTCTGGTGATGAACTTGATGAGGAAAAATGTAGCACAGAGCGAGGAGAAAAGGAAGCAGCTTACACATCGGCCAGAAGAGAAGACACCTGCACAACAAGGAAGAGAATCATATCACTGGACCAGGATTTGGAATCCTACGTGTCTTCAATAACAGCTGATGTTGAGAACAAAGAGATTGGAG